The proteins below come from a single Triplophysa rosa linkage group LG12, Trosa_1v2, whole genome shotgun sequence genomic window:
- the LOC130563015 gene encoding zinc finger MYM-type protein 1-like, with the protein MQSKYFNCTSRDFQNEIIALCAELVREEISKKVHETGFLAVIADEAKSSKTEQLCVCIRYTEGLQIKERFICFVDCSNSRDAAGIVSGIKEGLQSCGLKDIPIIAQAYDGASVMSGHLSGVQQRIKEEFPFAVYVHCMAHKLNLVLVESCTVNREIKTSLNAIDKLYSMFAEPSNHCRFLMMQKTLALKPKELVQQSETRWVCKYRCVYAVKSQYAAITHCLKEMEEEGEKWSVEASGLYHHMTSLRFITSIVILEEVLKSCTRITQKTSRCKYNHGRCSRSSKEPENTSPALQRGDIMGGNMDAGEKVL; encoded by the coding sequence ATGCAGTCCAAATATTTTAACTGTACAAGCCGAGATTTTCAGAATGAAATTATTGCATTGTGTGCAGAGCTCGTTCGTGAAGAAATATCCAAGAAAGTACATGAGACAGGTTTTCTTGCTGTTATTGCTGATGAAGCGAAGTCGTCAAAGACTGAGCAACTTTGTGTTTGCATTAGATACACAGAGGGGCTTCAGATAAAGGAGCGTTTTATTTGCTTTGTTGACTGTTCCAATTCTCGTGATGCTGCAGGAATTGTTTCTGGCATTAAAGAAGGATTGCAGTCGTGTGGGCTGAAGGACATTCCCATAATTGCCCAGGCATACGATGGAGCCTCTGTAATGTCGGGACATTTGAGTGGTGTTCAGCAACGAATCAAAGAGGAATTCCCCTTTGCTGTGTATGTGCATTGCATGGCGCATAAGCTGAATCTTGTCCTGGTTGAATCATGCACTGTGAACAGAGAAATTAAAACGTCTCTAAATGCGATTGACAAACTGTACTCTATGTTTGCAGAGCCAAGCAACCATTGCAGGTTTCTGATGATGCAGAAAACACTGGCTCTTAAACCAAAGGAGTTAGTACAGCAAAGCGAAACACGTTGGGTTTGCAAATATAGATGTGTTTATGCTGTCAAATCACAGTATGCTGCCATCACTCACTGTTTAAAAGAGATGGAAGAAGAGGGAGAAAAGTGGTCCGTGGAGGCAAGTGGATTGTATCACCATATGACAAGTCTCCGCTTCATTACTTCCATAGTTATTCTTGAGGAAGTTCTTAAGAGTTGTACACGTATCACACAAAAGACTTCAAGGTGCAAGTACAACCATGGCCGATGCAGCCGCAGCAGTAAGGAGCCTGAGAACACATCTCCAGCATTGCAGAGAGGAGATATCATGGGAGGCAATATGGATGCAGGTGAAAAGGTTTTGTGA
- the tmod2 gene encoding tropomodulin-2 isoform X1, with amino-acid sequence MALSFKKDLEKYKEIDEDEILNKLSEEELKQLENALEEIDPEHALLPAGLRQKDQTTKMATGTFNRDKLQQYLEKEAMDYKDREDYVPFSGEKKGKAWVPKQKPIELLKEEATTLDPELEEALSSATDTELCDLAAILGVNTLVTSTRSYDGTCKDGYNNVIQGEKVKPVFDEPPNPTNVEETLQRIKSNDPSLTEVNLNNIKNIPIPTLKEIAKAMERNTHVKKFSLAATRSNDPVAVAFSDMLRENKSLKSLNLESNFITSAGAQALVEALRENDTLTEIKIDNQRQQLGTSVEMEIAKMLEQNTSIMKFGYHFTQQGPRARAAAAITKNNDLVWICLLSSSLIMLAHTHRLCSVT; translated from the exons ATGGCTCTTTCCTTTAAGAAAGATCTGGAGAAGTATAAGGAGATTGATGAGGATGAGATTCTGAACAAGCTCTCAGAGGAGGAACTCAAACAGCTGGAGAACGCTCTGGAGGAGATCGACCCAGAG catgctttgctgcCAGCTGGACTCAGACAGAAGGACCAGACGACAAAGATGGCCACCGGTACCTTTAATCGTGACAAACTCCAACAATATCTGGAGAAGGAGGCCATGGATTACAAAGACAGAGAAGATTACGTCCCCTTCTCCGGAGAAAAAAAAG GAAAGGCGTGGGTGCCCAAACAGAAACCGATTGAGCTGCTTAAGGAGGAAGCCACGACCCTTGACCCAGAACTGGAAGAGGCTCTGTCCAGCGCTACTGACACTGAACTGTGTGACCTGGCAG CTATTCTTGGAGTGAACACACTGGTGACAAGCACACGGAGTTATGACGGCACCTGTAAAGACGGTTATAACA ATGTTATTCAAGGGGAGAAGGTGAAGCCAGTATTCGACGAGCCACCAAACCCAACCAACGTGGAGGAAACTCTCCAGCGGATCAAATCCAACGATCCCTCGCTGACTGAAGTCAATCTCAACAACATCAAA AACATTCCCATCCCGACTCTGAAGGAGATTGCTAAAGCCATGGAGAGAAACACTCATGTGAAGAAGTTCAGTTTGGCTGCCACTCGGAGCAACGACCCCGTGGCTGTG GCGTTCTCAGATATGTTGCGAGAGAACAAGAGCCTGAAGAGTCTGAATCTGGAGTCTAATTTTATCACGAGCGCAGGAGCTCAGGCTTTAGTTGAAGCCCTGCGGGAGAATGACACGCTCACAGAGATCAAGATCGACAACCAG CGGCAGCAGCTCGGCACTTCGGTGGAGATGGAGATCGCCAAGATGCTGGAACAGAACACGAGCATCATGAAGTTCGGCTACCACTTCACTCAGCAGGGTCCTAGAGCCCGCGCTGCTGCCGCCATCACAAAAAACAATGACCTGG TTTGGATCTGTCTCCTGTCCTCCAGTCTTATTAtgttagcacacacacacagactgtgTAGTGTGACATGA
- the tmod2 gene encoding tropomodulin-2 isoform X2 has translation MALSFKKDLEKYKEIDEDEILNKLSEEELKQLENALEEIDPEHALLPAGLRQKDQTTKMATGTFNRDKLQQYLEKEAMDYKDREDYVPFSGEKKGKAWVPKQKPIELLKEEATTLDPELEEALSSATDTELCDLAAILGVNTLVTSTRSYDGTCKDGYNNVIQGEKVKPVFDEPPNPTNVEETLQRIKSNDPSLTEVNLNNIKNIPIPTLKEIAKAMERNTHVKKFSLAATRSNDPVAVAFSDMLRENKSLKSLNLESNFITSAGAQALVEALRENDTLTEIKIDNQRQQLGTSVEMEIAKMLEQNTSIMKFGYHFTQQGPRARAAAAITKNNDLVRRRRVERDL, from the exons ATGGCTCTTTCCTTTAAGAAAGATCTGGAGAAGTATAAGGAGATTGATGAGGATGAGATTCTGAACAAGCTCTCAGAGGAGGAACTCAAACAGCTGGAGAACGCTCTGGAGGAGATCGACCCAGAG catgctttgctgcCAGCTGGACTCAGACAGAAGGACCAGACGACAAAGATGGCCACCGGTACCTTTAATCGTGACAAACTCCAACAATATCTGGAGAAGGAGGCCATGGATTACAAAGACAGAGAAGATTACGTCCCCTTCTCCGGAGAAAAAAAAG GAAAGGCGTGGGTGCCCAAACAGAAACCGATTGAGCTGCTTAAGGAGGAAGCCACGACCCTTGACCCAGAACTGGAAGAGGCTCTGTCCAGCGCTACTGACACTGAACTGTGTGACCTGGCAG CTATTCTTGGAGTGAACACACTGGTGACAAGCACACGGAGTTATGACGGCACCTGTAAAGACGGTTATAACA ATGTTATTCAAGGGGAGAAGGTGAAGCCAGTATTCGACGAGCCACCAAACCCAACCAACGTGGAGGAAACTCTCCAGCGGATCAAATCCAACGATCCCTCGCTGACTGAAGTCAATCTCAACAACATCAAA AACATTCCCATCCCGACTCTGAAGGAGATTGCTAAAGCCATGGAGAGAAACACTCATGTGAAGAAGTTCAGTTTGGCTGCCACTCGGAGCAACGACCCCGTGGCTGTG GCGTTCTCAGATATGTTGCGAGAGAACAAGAGCCTGAAGAGTCTGAATCTGGAGTCTAATTTTATCACGAGCGCAGGAGCTCAGGCTTTAGTTGAAGCCCTGCGGGAGAATGACACGCTCACAGAGATCAAGATCGACAACCAG CGGCAGCAGCTCGGCACTTCGGTGGAGATGGAGATCGCCAAGATGCTGGAACAGAACACGAGCATCATGAAGTTCGGCTACCACTTCACTCAGCAGGGTCCTAGAGCCCGCGCTGCTGCCGCCATCACAAAAAACAATGACCTGG tgcGGCGGAGGCGAGTAGAGCGAGATCTGTAG